From the genome of Proteus vulgaris, one region includes:
- a CDS encoding DUF6402 family protein: MLPFSQLYKYMALYTTGSWGSLYKQYKGYVPVFNRDFRRWQDENNEGGDFIVFSDVYWIDAPKHYQVIYENN; the protein is encoded by the coding sequence GTGCTACCCTTTAGTCAACTTTATAAATATATGGCACTCTACACAACAGGTTCATGGGGTTCACTATATAAACAATACAAAGGATATGTTCCTGTCTTTAATAGAGATTTTCGACGCTGGCAAGATGAAAATAATGAGGGAGGCGATTTTATCGTTTTCTCTGATGTTTATTGGATAGATGCTCCTAAACATTATCAGGTGATTTATGAAAATAATTAA
- a CDS encoding DUF6201 family protein, with amino-acid sequence MKNTKKIIILLILLWYFLLAHVTFFNKYLLFKKIENKVYLAYVYKINPINPIGIYLYITETEPVYVVLYKDEQYLGQSSPFTMIYSYSLLQSNPTLPIDKLENNSSFLDNSFYIIIADKNIDNAYEIDKKNKKWWSYILQYFH; translated from the coding sequence ATGAAAAATACAAAAAAAATTATTATTTTATTAATTTTACTCTGGTATTTTCTTCTTGCTCATGTCACATTTTTCAATAAATATTTACTCTTTAAAAAAATAGAAAATAAAGTTTACCTGGCCTACGTATATAAAATAAACCCAATAAATCCAATAGGTATATATTTATATATTACCGAAACTGAACCTGTCTATGTCGTATTATATAAAGATGAACAATATTTAGGACAAAGTTCTCCTTTTACCATGATTTACTCATACTCACTTCTTCAATCAAACCCCACATTACCTATTGATAAATTGGAAAATAATAGTTCATTTTTAGATAATTCATTTTATATCATTATTGCAGATAAAAATATAGATAATGCTTATGAAATAGATAAGAAAAATAAAAAATGGTGGAGTTATATTTTGCAATATTTTCACTAA
- a CDS encoding ash family protein has product MVSWTVASQDAPVSNRAGKANSVQFTTSKIGLFSGEFNNHLLEAVL; this is encoded by the coding sequence ATGGTGAGCTGGACGGTGGCATCGCAAGATGCGCCAGTGTCCAATAGAGCTGGTAAGGCCAACTCCGTTCAGTTCACCACCAGTAAGATTGGCCTCTTCAGTGGTGAATTTAATAATCATCTATTGGAGGCGGTCTTATGA
- a CDS encoding Abi family protein, with the protein MIYSDYISKSRLDIYEKHLKVQPSQVIAAYHWNKALSGAMLPAFQCLEVTLRNAINSAILSHPPKGSKGLWTPNNNWITDLPRYIGNSKIKPIERYKRATLTKHRQDIHGYLLDQYGNRILARKVKEENLVQQAKELISKEGKKPTPDRIISGLTFGFWVHLLTSIYEDTHGYRLLWPNLTPIVFPNAPMGYERSTIHEAFVRIKTLRNRLSHHEAIWKFHYDDPYTGKPNYKTPIYGAHASCNLLRKHYDDILDMIGWINSDRKNTFLKYSTNLRFYALCSVNGLNSYIDPDKISTKVNISRGGRGIRKLLKVLGRNDFIRLTKSNETILTIGADNSMKIKNI; encoded by the coding sequence GTGATATATTCTGATTACATATCTAAAAGTAGATTAGATATTTATGAGAAACATTTAAAAGTACAACCCTCTCAAGTTATTGCAGCCTATCATTGGAATAAAGCCTTATCAGGCGCTATGTTACCCGCTTTTCAATGTTTAGAAGTCACATTAAGAAATGCCATAAATTCAGCTATTTTATCTCATCCTCCAAAAGGTTCTAAAGGATTATGGACTCCTAATAATAACTGGATTACAGACCTACCTAGATATATAGGAAATAGTAAAATAAAACCGATTGAACGATATAAGCGAGCTACATTAACTAAACACAGGCAAGATATTCATGGCTATTTATTAGATCAATATGGAAATAGAATATTAGCTCGAAAAGTGAAAGAAGAAAATCTAGTCCAACAAGCTAAAGAGCTTATTAGTAAAGAGGGAAAAAAACCAACCCCTGATAGAATTATTTCAGGTTTAACTTTTGGATTTTGGGTTCATTTACTCACATCAATATACGAAGATACACATGGATATAGACTCCTTTGGCCAAATCTTACGCCTATAGTATTTCCAAATGCACCAATGGGTTACGAACGCTCAACAATTCATGAGGCATTTGTTAGAATTAAAACATTACGCAATCGATTATCCCATCATGAAGCAATTTGGAAATTTCATTATGATGATCCATATACAGGAAAACCCAATTATAAGACCCCTATTTATGGTGCTCATGCAAGCTGTAATCTTTTACGTAAACATTATGATGATATATTAGATATGATAGGTTGGATAAATTCGGATAGAAAAAATACTTTTTTAAAATACTCAACAAATCTTCGCTTCTATGCCCTTTGCTCTGTTAATGGTCTTAATAGCTATATAGATCCAGATAAAATAAGTACTAAAGTAAATATTTCACGGGGAGGAAGAGGAATTAGAAAACTATTAAAAGTACTGGGCCGAAATGACTTTATAAGATTAACTAAAAGTAATGAAACTATATTAACTATTGGGGCTGATAATTCAATGAAAATTAAAAATATTTAA
- a CDS encoding conjugal transfer nickase/helicase domain-containing protein, protein MQLPPTDNQIIDMGDAFWQWLIEGCVNGHLSINQPNAQIHIIAGYVFIVTPNIFYVFLAEMKLPKQDKGKLQKAFERLKYHRHDRGNMFTCRLFQNELLEGQFKKLSGYLIPANKIFTSNNKPAENLLLVVV, encoded by the coding sequence ATGCAATTACCCCCTACTGATAATCAAATCATCGATATGGGTGATGCCTTTTGGCAGTGGCTCATTGAGGGTTGTGTAAATGGTCATCTCTCTATAAACCAACCTAATGCACAAATTCATATTATTGCAGGATATGTTTTTATCGTTACTCCCAATATTTTTTATGTGTTTTTAGCTGAAATGAAATTGCCTAAACAAGATAAAGGTAAGCTTCAAAAAGCCTTTGAGAGACTGAAATATCATCGTCATGATCGAGGCAATATGTTTACTTGTCGGCTCTTTCAAAATGAATTATTAGAAGGGCAATTTAAAAAATTAAGTGGTTATTTAATTCCAGCAAATAAAATATTCACAAGCAATAATAAGCCTGCTGAAAATCTATTACTGGTTGTTGTATAA
- a CDS encoding DUF6201 family protein, whose protein sequence is MKIIKYTLLTLFLLWWFFLSHVTFTTSWLYSASFKNEHYQAAYYHPAPINFFGIYFWLVNEQPVFVVLYDKEGKYIGQSSPFVIASNIHLLGGENVLPKTYEYDKKYGDYDNFYLNGGSFTDDYLISTKHKKWWSAILQYFH, encoded by the coding sequence ATGAAAATAATTAAATATACATTATTGACTCTTTTTTTATTATGGTGGTTTTTTTTATCTCATGTCACTTTTACTACAAGCTGGCTTTATTCTGCATCCTTCAAAAATGAACATTATCAAGCGGCTTATTATCATCCAGCCCCCATCAATTTTTTCGGTATTTACTTTTGGTTAGTTAATGAACAACCTGTTTTTGTCGTTCTCTATGATAAGGAAGGCAAATATATTGGGCAAAGTTCTCCATTTGTTATAGCTAGTAATATCCATCTTCTTGGTGGAGAAAATGTATTACCAAAAACATATGAATATGATAAGAAATACGGGGATTATGATAATTTTTATCTAAATGGGGGTTCTTTTACAGATGATTATTTAATATCAACAAAACATAAAAAATGGTGGAGTGCTATTTTACAATATTTTCATTAA